TGGGCATTGAACACATTGGTGATTTGATTGACGACTTGGCTGAGGCGCTCGACTATGCACGCGACCGCGTGCTTTCTGGTGCAAGGCTGTAACTTAGCGCTTGTTGGGGCGTCATATCGAGCCTCATGGATTGTGGCTCACGACCAGAATTGATTTCTGGCGTGAGCCTTTTTTGCAAAGTCGTACAGATTGGCGCCAAGGTCTGATTTAAGCCTGATTTAGGCCCGATTTTGAAGGGATGGTATGGAGGCGCCCAGTTCTTCCAAGATGACGGCGAGTTGTCCAATCGGCAAGCCGACCACGTTGTAGAAGTCCCCCTCGATCCGTTCGACGAGCAGGGCTCCAATCCCTTGGATGGCATAGCTGCCTGCCTTGTCCATTGGCTCGCCAGTGCGGATATACCAACGCAACCATTCCTCACGTTGCGGTCGCATCCATACGCGCGTCATCTCGTGAAACGTGCGTGAAGCGCCGTTTTTCATGTTATAGATAGCGACGCCTGTATAGACTTCGTGTGCGCGTCCCTGCAGACGCGCGAGCATTTCGTATGCTTCCTGTTCGTTTGCAGGCTTGCCGAGGATGGATCCGTCGACGACGACCACTGTATCGGCAGCAATGGCGATGGTGTCCGGAACGTCGATTCGGGACAGGGCCACGGCCAATTTTCGCTCTGCGAGTTCCTCGACAGCTCGTGCGGGTGTCCACTCTGGCCGAATTTCCTCGTCGGCGTCGGTCACGACGACAGAAAACGGCAGTGACAGCATGTCGAGCAATTGTCGACGTCTGGGTGATCCGGACGCCAACACGATATGTATCTGACTCATCCTGATGTCCGTCCTTTCACGCGTGGCGCTCGCTCCGATGCGAGCATGATTTTGTACCGGTTTGGTTACATTATGCCTGATTTGACACAAATCATCGAAGGGGGACTGTACATGACATCTCGACGGAAATCCATTGGTCGCGGCGATGAAGCTTCAGGACCTGTGATGAGTGCCAGTGCGAGCATGAGCATGCGAAGTGGCCGGCCGAAGGATGCGCCCCGGCGCTACGGGACGCCGAAAGAAGGAATGTACAGTCGCAAGCTTGACGGAAGCTATGGTGCATCTGTCTCAGACTTTCAGTGAACGCTGTGTCAAATCGGAGCGGGCCATGTGCTCGCTCTTTTTTCTTTGTCCAGGTCTTGGTATGATGTGCTTCGATGCACCGTCACACGTATTCCTGGAGGTTCATCATGCGCCGCGGACTTTTTCTTTATTTTTTTAGTGAATTTTTTCTGAGTTTTGGCATTGGCATGGTGCAATACGCGCAGCCATTTTTTTATGCTGCCGCACACATCTCAGACGGAACGATTGGCTATTTGTTCGCCATGAATGCTTTTTTTGGCGGCTGCTCGGCGCTTTTGATGGGCCCCGTGGCCGACAGAGTGGGTGCGTCAATCGTCTTTAAATGGGCCACGTTGACCATTGGCCTTGGCGCGCTGTGTACCTCCCTGGTCACCTCGGTTCCAATTTGGATGGTGACGGCCGCGCTGTCTGGTATCGGTGGATCCATGTTGACCAGCACGGAGAACGTCGTTTTGAGTTCCCTCGTGCAAAATCGCGACAAGTCCCACCTCATCAGCCGTTTTACTGCACTGTACATGGTGTTCATCGGTTTGGGCGCCATCTTTGCGGGCTGGTTTGTTCACGCGGAAGGCTTGCGCGCGACGATGCTGGCTGGTGCATGTTGTTCTCTGGTCGCGCCGGTGTTTCGCTTTTTTCTCAAAGCGCCGGACACTCGCCGCGCACGCGTGTTCCAAATTCCATCGAGACCGCTTATCTTCATGGCGGGTTACGCCATTCTGTTCGGCATCGCTGGTGGGTTGTTCAACCCATTTGCGACGCTGATTCTCGAACAGCGCTACCATCAACAAAGCGCTGTCACGTCGCTCGTTTACGCCGTGAGCTTGTTTATGATTTCACTCGGGTCTTATCTTGTGCGCCCACTCATTCAACGTTTGCGTCAGCAGGCGACGCTGTTTATGTCGTTTGTGCTCAGCGCCATCTCGACGCTCCTGTTTCTCGTCGCGATGACCACCGCCGCGTTTGTCGCGGTGTATTTCCTGGTCACCATCACAACGGCTATCCCGCCGCCGGTGATCGATGCGATGTTTCTCGATTTGGTACACGCCAGCGAATTCTCGCAGATGTTCGGCATGCGCGTGTTCGGTACGCGGGTGGGTAACGCTATCGGATCGTCTATTGGCGGTAGCCTTCTGCACGCCAATCACTACAATTGGTTGATGATTCTGTCTGCACTCTTTTTCATTGTCGCGTATGCCTATCTCATGGTCGTTCGCCGGATCACGATGCGCCAAACGCCGCCCGACAAGGTTTCCTAGTCCTTGTTGGCGCATCGCGAGGGCAATCTAGTCGGTATGCTAAACTGATAGAGATAGCGTAGCTTGTCGTTCTTCACCCTTTGGATGACTTACAGACTGGATTAGCCCTTGTATGGAGGCAGGAGAAGCGATGAGGAGAAGGAGAATCTGGTGGTTGTGCGGCGTATTCGTGGTGTTGGTACTCGCTGTCTCTGTGTCGTCGGTCGAGCTCGCGCACGCCAATCGGCAGCCGAGGGCTGTGGGTGCACAGCAGACCGCAATCGCGGTTCAAAGCGAATCTCAGTCGCCGATGAATCCATTAGCCAGCCAGTTGGCATTTTACCCAAAAATTTCGCTGAAAAATCCGCTTACAACGTGGCCGGTTATGCCAGAGAAGGGCCAAACGTACACAGTGGTAGCCATTGGCGGATCGGCCGCTCAAGGCGATGGGGACGCAAAGGCGGAAGGTGGCTATTTGACGAGGGCGTTCCGCATGGTGAATGCCACTCAAGATGTACACTACAACTTTATCAACGAGTCGAAAGTGGGTTATGGCCCCATTCAATATGATCAGCCGCCAAACGCGAGCGCACCGAGCCACGAAACCCGCTTGGCGACGCTGTTGGCCGCTGATAAACCGAACATGCTTGTGATTTCCTTTGGCATGCTCGACGATATTTTTAAGAAGACGCCGACGAGCCAAACCAACCAGGCACTGCACGATGAAATCGCG
Above is a genomic segment from Alicyclobacillus acidoterrestris containing:
- a CDS encoding Maf family protein; translation: MSQIHIVLASGSPRRRQLLDMLSLPFSVVVTDADEEIRPEWTPARAVEELAERKLAVALSRIDVPDTIAIAADTVVVVDGSILGKPANEQEAYEMLARLQGRAHEVYTGVAIYNMKNGASRTFHEMTRVWMRPQREEWLRWYIRTGEPMDKAGSYAIQGIGALLVERIEGDFYNVVGLPIGQLAVILEELGASIPSLQNRA
- a CDS encoding MFS transporter; translated protein: MRRGLFLYFFSEFFLSFGIGMVQYAQPFFYAAAHISDGTIGYLFAMNAFFGGCSALLMGPVADRVGASIVFKWATLTIGLGALCTSLVTSVPIWMVTAALSGIGGSMLTSTENVVLSSLVQNRDKSHLISRFTALYMVFIGLGAIFAGWFVHAEGLRATMLAGACCSLVAPVFRFFLKAPDTRRARVFQIPSRPLIFMAGYAILFGIAGGLFNPFATLILEQRYHQQSAVTSLVYAVSLFMISLGSYLVRPLIQRLRQQATLFMSFVLSAISTLLFLVAMTTAAFVAVYFLVTITTAIPPPVIDAMFLDLVHASEFSQMFGMRVFGTRVGNAIGSSIGGSLLHANHYNWLMILSALFFIVAYAYLMVVRRITMRQTPPDKVS
- a CDS encoding SGNH/GDSL hydrolase family protein, whose protein sequence is MRRRRIWWLCGVFVVLVLAVSVSSVELAHANRQPRAVGAQQTAIAVQSESQSPMNPLASQLAFYPKISLKNPLTTWPVMPEKGQTYTVVAIGGSAAQGDGDAKAEGGYLTRAFRMVNATQDVHYNFINESKVGYGPIQYDQPPNASAPSHETRLATLLAADKPNMLVISFGMLDDIFKKTPTSQTNQALHDEIADALDEHAVVVIVTPPSTYASMTYYRAALNKDIVAEMDVVSAFHNPNIYVIPLAQQMDQYITSHHQISKCTRKTVGTQTRPGTI